In a single window of the Pandoraea pulmonicola genome:
- a CDS encoding error-prone DNA polymerase → MNLDDFLPWHGSTEGLAANDDAASDSPRAVDDESLPAYAELHCLSNFSFQRGASHPEELVARAVHLGYTALAITDECSLAGVVRARAEAQRHASLSLIVGSEFRLTPEHAPAGPSITPDAPHGHDHATRAAQAALPDIETPIPDLDALGTVHLVALAQHREGYGNLSEMITHGRMRGPNRGYRLHARDFSEPAVAQAHLRGLPGCLIILVPDAAASAERTRAQTRWAAQTFGEGRVWLALERRHRAGDDAHLARLRAISAECGVPLVATGHALMHVRSRKPLQDVLTAIGLGKPVQACGLALTPNAEQHLRTRLRLSWLYPPDTLAQTIAIASRCHFELLNLRYEYPEELVPAGHTPVTYLQQEVTAGARRRYPNGVPQKVQERIDNELALINDLEYEPYFLTVYDIVSYARSQGILCQGRGSAANSVVCYCLGITEVNPDEVQLLFGRFLSKERHEPPDIDVDFEHQRREVVIQYIYRKYGVERAALAATVICYRMRSAVRDTGRALGIDLSIVEQVAQSQQWWDGRENLLARMAGQGLSPDAPITRLWADFVEKLIGFPRHLSQHVGGFVISRDKLSRLVPIAPAAMENRYVIQWDKDDIETLKLLKVDVLALGMLSALRRTLDLLGEWRGAPMTLADIPREDPATYGMIRRADTVGVFQIESRAQMSMLPRLKPKNYYDLVVQVAIVRPGPIQGGMVHPFLQRRDMKPEEIEYPCDAIRPALERTRGVPIFQEQVMQIAMIAADFSAGDADQLRRSMAAWKRKGGLEKFQTRIIEGMLKNGYPRDFAQAICRQIEGFGEYGFPESHAASFALLAYASAWLKCHAPEMFLCGLLNSLPMGFYSVSQLVQDARRHRVEVRAVDVCVSDVESRPESRVGRHGGARRPAVRLGLSLVKGLSAEGAKAIESARRQRPFTDIDDLAARAALSRRDLDALAAADALSALLGGRRQARWTVAAWQPPTPLLGATVLRDATPGSADEQVALPPMLEGQDIVADYASTGLTLRRHPLLVLREKLKRMRVKTARELQTEGVNGRRVRTVGIVTGRQRPGTANGTIFVSLEDETGVINVIVWPDLVESQRKELLASSLLGVEGVWQREARVTHLVAHRLVDLSPMLGELTLSSRNFH, encoded by the coding sequence ATGAATCTCGACGATTTCCTTCCCTGGCACGGCTCGACCGAAGGGCTCGCCGCCAACGACGATGCGGCATCGGACTCTCCGCGTGCGGTCGACGACGAGAGCTTGCCCGCGTATGCCGAGCTGCACTGCCTGTCGAACTTTTCTTTTCAGCGTGGGGCGTCACACCCGGAGGAACTGGTCGCGAGAGCGGTGCACCTGGGCTACACCGCGCTGGCGATCACCGACGAGTGCTCGCTAGCCGGTGTCGTGCGCGCCCGGGCCGAAGCGCAGCGGCATGCTTCACTGTCGTTGATCGTCGGCAGCGAGTTCCGTTTGACGCCCGAACATGCGCCGGCGGGGCCATCCATCACGCCGGACGCGCCTCACGGCCACGACCACGCAACCCGTGCGGCGCAAGCTGCGTTGCCCGACATCGAAACACCGATCCCCGATCTCGACGCGCTTGGCACTGTGCATCTGGTGGCGCTGGCGCAGCATCGCGAAGGCTACGGCAATCTCTCGGAGATGATCACGCATGGCCGCATGCGCGGACCGAATCGCGGCTACCGGCTGCATGCGCGGGACTTCAGCGAACCGGCGGTGGCGCAGGCGCATCTGCGCGGCTTGCCGGGTTGCCTGATCATCCTCGTGCCGGACGCCGCCGCGAGCGCCGAGCGCACGCGTGCGCAAACGCGCTGGGCGGCGCAGACGTTCGGCGAGGGACGCGTATGGCTCGCGCTCGAGCGCCGTCACCGCGCCGGCGACGACGCGCATCTGGCGCGGCTGCGCGCGATCTCGGCCGAGTGCGGCGTGCCGCTCGTTGCCACGGGGCACGCGCTCATGCACGTGCGCTCGCGCAAGCCGTTGCAGGACGTGCTCACCGCAATTGGACTGGGCAAGCCGGTGCAGGCGTGCGGACTGGCGCTCACCCCGAACGCCGAGCAGCATTTGCGCACGCGGCTGCGGCTTTCGTGGCTTTACCCGCCGGACACATTGGCGCAGACGATAGCCATTGCTTCGCGCTGCCATTTCGAATTGCTCAACTTGCGCTACGAGTATCCGGAAGAACTGGTGCCGGCCGGTCACACGCCGGTGACGTATCTGCAGCAGGAAGTGACGGCGGGGGCAAGACGTCGCTATCCGAACGGTGTGCCGCAGAAGGTGCAAGAACGCATCGATAATGAACTGGCGCTCATCAACGATCTCGAGTACGAGCCGTATTTCCTGACGGTCTACGACATCGTGAGCTACGCCCGCAGCCAGGGAATTCTGTGTCAGGGGCGAGGCTCGGCGGCCAATTCGGTCGTGTGTTACTGCCTGGGGATTACCGAGGTCAATCCGGATGAGGTGCAGTTGCTGTTCGGACGGTTCCTGTCGAAAGAGCGCCACGAGCCGCCCGATATCGACGTGGACTTCGAGCACCAGCGGCGCGAGGTTGTCATCCAGTACATCTACCGGAAGTACGGTGTGGAGCGTGCGGCACTGGCCGCGACGGTGATCTGCTATCGCATGCGCAGTGCCGTGCGCGATACGGGGCGGGCGTTGGGCATCGATCTGTCGATCGTCGAGCAGGTGGCACAGAGTCAGCAGTGGTGGGACGGTCGGGAGAACCTGCTCGCGCGCATGGCGGGCCAGGGACTCTCGCCGGATGCGCCGATCACGCGGCTGTGGGCGGATTTCGTGGAGAAGCTGATCGGTTTTCCCCGGCATCTGTCGCAGCACGTGGGGGGCTTCGTGATCTCGCGCGACAAGCTTTCTCGGCTCGTGCCGATTGCGCCGGCGGCGATGGAGAATCGCTATGTCATCCAGTGGGACAAGGACGATATCGAGACGCTCAAGCTGCTCAAGGTCGACGTGCTTGCCCTCGGCATGCTCAGTGCGTTGCGTCGCACGCTCGATCTGTTGGGCGAGTGGCGTGGCGCGCCGATGACGCTTGCCGATATTCCGCGCGAGGATCCGGCCACCTACGGCATGATTCGCCGCGCCGATACCGTGGGTGTGTTCCAGATCGAGTCGCGCGCGCAGATGAGCATGCTGCCGCGGTTGAAGCCGAAGAACTATTACGACCTCGTCGTGCAGGTGGCGATCGTGCGACCGGGGCCGATTCAGGGCGGCATGGTGCATCCGTTCCTGCAGCGCCGCGATATGAAGCCCGAGGAAATCGAATATCCGTGCGATGCGATCAGACCGGCGCTCGAGCGTACGCGGGGCGTGCCGATCTTCCAGGAGCAGGTCATGCAGATTGCGATGATCGCGGCCGACTTCTCGGCGGGAGACGCCGATCAACTGCGTCGCTCCATGGCCGCGTGGAAGCGCAAGGGCGGGCTCGAAAAATTCCAGACCCGCATCATCGAGGGCATGTTGAAGAACGGTTACCCGCGAGACTTTGCGCAAGCCATCTGCCGCCAGATCGAAGGCTTCGGCGAGTACGGTTTTCCGGAGAGTCACGCCGCGAGTTTCGCGTTGCTGGCCTACGCGAGCGCGTGGCTCAAGTGTCATGCTCCGGAGATGTTCCTGTGCGGCCTGCTCAACAGCTTGCCGATGGGGTTCTATTCGGTGTCGCAACTGGTGCAGGATGCGCGGCGGCATCGTGTGGAGGTGCGGGCGGTCGACGTATGCGTGAGCGATGTCGAGTCGCGTCCCGAGTCGCGCGTCGGACGCCATGGTGGCGCGCGTCGTCCGGCAGTGCGTTTGGGACTGTCGCTGGTGAAGGGATTGTCGGCCGAGGGTGCCAAGGCAATCGAAAGCGCGCGGCGGCAGCGGCCGTTTACCGATATCGACGACCTGGCGGCGCGTGCGGCGTTGTCGCGGCGCGACCTCGATGCGCTGGCGGCGGCCGACGCGTTATCGGCGCTGCTGGGCGGTCGTCGTCAGGCGCGCTGGACGGTGGCCGCGTGGCAGCCGCCGACGCCGTTGCTCGGCGCCACGGTCCTGCGCGATGCGACGCCGGGCAGTGCGGACGAGCAGGTGGCGTTGCCGCCAATGCTGGAGGGGCAGGACATCGTGGCCGATTATGCGAGCACGGGGTTGACGCTGCGGCGCCACCCGTTGCTGGTATTGCGCGAGAAGTTGAAACGCATGCGCGTGAAGACGGCGCGCGAACTGCAGACCGAGGGCGTGAACGGCCGTCGGGTGCGCACGGTGGGCATTGTGACGGGACGGCAGCGACCGGGCACGGCGAACGGCACGATATTCGTCTCGCTGGAAGACGAGACGGGCGTGATCAACGTGATCGTCTGGCCCGATCTGGTCGAGTCGCAGCGCAAGGAACTGCTGGCGTCGTCGCTGCTGGGGGTGGAAGGCGTGTGGCAGCGCGAGGCGCGCGTGACGCATCTGGTCGCACACCGTCTGGTCGATCTCTCGCCGATGCTGGGTGAGCTCACCCTCTCGAGTCGGAACTTTCATTGA
- a CDS encoding type II toxin-antitoxin system RelE/ParE family toxin — protein sequence MTLLTVIEDFKCRDTALLFNGCRVTRWRAIELVATRKLQQLHAAATLAFLRAPPGNRLEALRGARLGQYSIRINDQWRLCFRFDGGNASEVEIVDYH from the coding sequence ATGACGTTATTAACCGTGATCGAAGATTTCAAATGCAGGGATACGGCGCTGTTGTTCAACGGTTGTCGGGTTACGCGCTGGCGGGCGATCGAGTTGGTAGCAACGCGAAAGCTCCAGCAGTTGCATGCGGCAGCCACGCTCGCCTTCTTGCGCGCACCCCCGGGCAATCGCCTGGAAGCTCTGAGGGGAGCACGTCTGGGGCAGTACAGCATTCGCATCAACGACCAGTGGCGACTGTGCTTTCGTTTCGACGGGGGCAACGCCTCGGAGGTCGAAATCGTGGATTACCACTGA
- a CDS encoding nucleobase:cation symporter-2 family protein: MTQSAAVPVHPVDERLPLPKLFTLGLQHVLVMYAGAVAVPLIIGGALKMSVDQVAFLINADLFACGIATLIQTLGVWIFGLRLPIMMGVTFTAVTPMIAIGTNPDLGLLDIYGATIAAGIIGILIAPFIGKLLRLFPPVVTGTVITVIGISLMGVGINWAAGGFGNPDYGNPLYLGVSFAVLLCILFITKYVRGFFANIAVLLGILFGTIVAIVLGKVSFAGVAQAPWFGFVMPFHFGMPRFDAIAIATMTLVMLVTFIESTGMFLAVGDIVGRPVDQKTLVRGLRVDGLGTLIGGIFNTFPYTSFSQNVGLVGVTGVKSRWVCAMGGLILIVLGLFPKVAHVVASVPQFVLGGAGIVMFGMVTATGVKILSTVDLSKNRYNLYIIAISIGVGMIPVASDKFFMKLPHALAPFFHSGILLASISAVLLNAHFNGLRSEKEAAELAQAAGKQADAAH, encoded by the coding sequence ATGACGCAATCCGCTGCTGTACCGGTGCATCCGGTCGACGAGCGCCTGCCGCTCCCCAAGCTGTTCACGCTGGGACTGCAACACGTGCTGGTGATGTATGCAGGCGCGGTCGCGGTGCCGCTGATCATCGGCGGTGCGCTCAAGATGTCGGTCGATCAGGTGGCATTCCTGATCAACGCGGATCTCTTCGCCTGCGGTATCGCCACCCTCATCCAGACGCTCGGCGTGTGGATCTTCGGCCTGCGTCTGCCGATCATGATGGGCGTCACGTTCACCGCCGTCACGCCGATGATCGCCATCGGCACGAATCCCGATCTCGGGCTGCTCGACATCTATGGTGCGACGATCGCCGCGGGGATCATCGGCATCCTGATCGCCCCCTTCATCGGCAAGCTGCTGCGGCTGTTTCCACCCGTGGTGACCGGCACAGTCATTACCGTGATCGGCATCTCGCTCATGGGCGTCGGCATCAACTGGGCGGCGGGTGGTTTCGGCAATCCGGACTACGGCAATCCGCTCTATCTGGGCGTGTCGTTCGCGGTGTTGCTGTGCATCCTGTTCATCACCAAGTACGTGCGCGGCTTCTTCGCGAACATTGCCGTGCTGCTGGGCATTCTGTTCGGCACGATCGTGGCGATCGTACTGGGCAAGGTGTCGTTCGCCGGTGTGGCGCAGGCGCCCTGGTTCGGGTTCGTCATGCCGTTTCACTTCGGCATGCCGCGCTTCGATGCGATTGCCATCGCCACGATGACGCTGGTCATGCTGGTGACGTTCATCGAGTCGACCGGCATGTTCCTCGCCGTGGGCGACATCGTCGGCCGTCCGGTCGATCAGAAGACGCTGGTACGCGGTTTGCGCGTGGACGGACTGGGCACGCTGATCGGCGGCATCTTCAACACGTTCCCGTACACCTCGTTCTCGCAGAACGTGGGACTGGTCGGTGTCACGGGGGTGAAGAGCCGCTGGGTGTGCGCGATGGGCGGCCTGATCCTGATCGTGCTCGGACTGTTCCCAAAGGTGGCGCACGTGGTGGCGTCGGTGCCGCAGTTCGTGCTGGGCGGCGCGGGCATCGTGATGTTCGGCATGGTGACGGCCACGGGCGTGAAGATTCTCTCGACGGTGGACCTGTCGAAGAACCGCTACAACCTCTACATCATCGCGATCAGTATCGGCGTAGGCATGATTCCGGTGGCGTCGGACAAGTTCTTCATGAAGCTGCCGCACGCGCTGGCCCCGTTCTTCCACAGCGGCATTCTGCTCGCATCGATCAGCGCGGTACTGCTCAATGCACACTTCAACGGCCTGCGCAGCGAGAAGGAAGCGGCCGAACTCGCACAGGCGGCGGGCAAACAGGCGGACGCCGCCCATTGA
- a CDS encoding HigA family addiction module antitoxin: protein MTRQVPLSTPGEILAQDWLAPMGISQYALAKAIDVPPRRINEIVLGKRAITVDTALRLGAFFGVDAQSWLNLQNHYDTETARAGMAGVLRDIKRRARELQVG from the coding sequence ATGACTCGACAAGTGCCACTCTCCACGCCGGGCGAGATTCTCGCGCAGGACTGGCTCGCCCCGATGGGCATTTCGCAATACGCGCTGGCGAAAGCCATCGACGTACCGCCGCGCCGCATCAATGAGATTGTGCTGGGCAAGCGAGCCATTACGGTCGATACGGCGCTGCGCCTGGGCGCGTTCTTTGGCGTTGACGCCCAGAGCTGGCTCAATCTTCAGAACCACTACGACACCGAAACCGCCCGCGCCGGCATGGCTGGTGTGCTGCGCGACATCAAGCGGCGTGCTCGGGAGCTGCAGGTCGGTTGA
- a CDS encoding Y-family DNA polymerase, protein MACWIALHLPYLALEIASPRTRADAPGISVDTTVVLAQSRVWQASEAARAAGVQPGMRRGGVLALLPQVRFRDRDEAAETLALEALALALLRFGPDVAIASPHCVLIDAAPSLRLFGGLASLCAQVLESAEALGHRASLGIAATAGAAALLAHARGAVPSDTVSHASSHCPLQAAMQARASDHRALAGTAASTATATTTATMSVPLLPPSLATLPQQLDPLPVVLLPEARPWLDWLAQIGCATLGELRALPAAGVRRRCGAALPGALARVYGEAPEAPDWYRAPPHFEAVLPLPSLTHDIEVLLFGLRRLLAQLTGWLGAGQLAARALTLVLEHEPLGRHTLAPTRFDIRLAEASAAPAHLLSLCKERLARSPLVAPVLTLRLDVTHTAAHELRSGALLPEPGRARQDFVQLMERVSARVGDEHVRQLRVREDHRPEQAFVSVPYGATGGTPPEGQDANVCTAGLPPRPAWLLDAPQRLNVQDERPWRQGPLQLMSGPERIEAGWWEPGIVTRDYFIAADTTGALLWVFRERPVNGVNAAWYLHGLFG, encoded by the coding sequence ATGGCTTGCTGGATAGCCCTGCATCTGCCGTATCTGGCGCTCGAGATCGCGTCTCCGCGTACGCGGGCTGATGCGCCGGGCATATCCGTCGACACCACGGTCGTGCTGGCGCAGTCGCGTGTCTGGCAGGCGAGCGAGGCGGCGCGGGCCGCCGGTGTGCAGCCCGGCATGCGCCGTGGTGGCGTGTTGGCCTTGCTGCCGCAGGTACGATTTCGCGATCGTGACGAAGCCGCCGAGACGCTCGCCCTGGAAGCCTTGGCACTGGCGCTGCTGCGCTTCGGTCCGGACGTCGCCATCGCTTCGCCACATTGTGTGTTGATCGATGCGGCGCCGAGTCTGCGGCTGTTCGGTGGGCTTGCGTCGCTGTGCGCGCAGGTGCTCGAGAGTGCCGAAGCGCTCGGACATCGGGCGTCGCTGGGCATTGCCGCCACGGCCGGCGCGGCGGCGTTGCTGGCGCACGCACGAGGGGCCGTGCCCAGCGATACCGTTTCTCATGCGTCCTCTCACTGCCCGTTGCAAGCCGCGATGCAGGCACGCGCCTCGGATCATCGGGCGTTGGCGGGGACTGCCGCATCGACGGCGACAGCAACGACAACAGCGACGATGTCCGTGCCCCTGTTGCCGCCATCATTGGCGACACTGCCGCAGCAGCTTGATCCGTTGCCGGTCGTGCTGCTGCCCGAGGCGCGGCCGTGGCTCGACTGGCTCGCGCAGATCGGATGTGCGACGCTGGGCGAATTGCGCGCGTTGCCCGCCGCCGGCGTGAGGCGCCGCTGCGGGGCGGCGCTGCCGGGGGCGCTGGCGCGCGTCTATGGCGAGGCGCCCGAAGCGCCGGACTGGTATCGCGCGCCGCCGCATTTCGAGGCGGTACTGCCGCTGCCGTCGCTGACCCACGATATCGAGGTGTTGCTCTTCGGACTGCGCCGTCTGCTCGCGCAACTCACGGGGTGGCTCGGTGCCGGGCAACTTGCCGCTCGTGCGCTGACGCTTGTGCTCGAACACGAGCCGCTCGGCCGACACACGCTCGCCCCTACGCGTTTCGACATCCGTCTGGCGGAAGCGAGTGCGGCGCCCGCGCATTTGTTGTCGCTATGCAAGGAGCGACTGGCCCGCTCGCCGCTGGTCGCACCGGTGCTCACGCTGCGGCTCGACGTCACGCACACGGCCGCACACGAACTGCGCAGCGGCGCGCTGCTGCCCGAGCCGGGACGCGCCCGGCAGGACTTCGTGCAATTGATGGAACGCGTGTCGGCCCGTGTCGGCGACGAACACGTGCGGCAGCTCCGGGTGCGCGAGGATCATCGGCCGGAGCAAGCCTTCGTCAGCGTGCCGTACGGTGCGACCGGCGGCACGCCGCCCGAGGGGCAGGACGCGAACGTGTGCACCGCAGGATTGCCACCCCGGCCGGCGTGGCTGCTCGACGCCCCGCAGCGCCTGAACGTGCAGGACGAACGGCCGTGGCGGCAGGGGCCGCTGCAACTGATGAGCGGCCCCGAGCGCATCGAGGCCGGCTGGTGGGAGCCGGGCATCGTCACGCGCGACTACTTCATTGCCGCCGACACCACGGGCGCGTTGCTGTGGGTGTTTCGCGAACGCCCCGTGAATGGGGTGAATGCGGCGTGGTATCTGCATGGCCTGTTCGGTTGA
- a CDS encoding HDOD domain-containing protein, whose amino-acid sequence MSLTKEKTLELLWQRMAERGDFPSLQRSVTGIVSAMQSENTSTADLASSVLSDFALTQKVIRLANSAMYAPFGCNVTTVSRAIMILGVDTIGHLALSLKLLEGFGEVAARRDDMARELARATLAGAFARDITSKNGIRDGEEAVVCTLLHHVARLLVTYCFPAEWAEIQALAVQHGLSDSDACERVLGISFPELSEAAARKWGLPESIATSMRPIDLDGNAPLSHADWLCAVANMSNEMVTELTRGADPTRLAELAERYADRLALDIGEVVSVGEEMVRDTSHQEFIAISTGASNTRQPPAGKPLDSVRRLADGLSEVRAATDETDAVGLLNLTLEAILQSLGFVNCAAFVRSPANKVFEMRFGIGRDVQPQLGLTFPEAFEPDVFHLALTNGRAILIDNAREPRIVPRIPLWHRQHFANVKSFFLLPVRQRNQTVALLYGDWGGALCAGGIGAKEMEFLHHMGEEISSKLESAALQNAGAGANIDSLARKSSGTTGAR is encoded by the coding sequence ATGAGCCTTACGAAAGAAAAAACGCTCGAATTACTGTGGCAGCGCATGGCCGAGCGAGGCGACTTCCCGTCGCTGCAGCGCTCGGTCACGGGCATCGTGTCCGCCATGCAAAGTGAAAACACGAGCACGGCCGACCTGGCGTCGTCCGTGCTGTCGGACTTCGCGCTCACGCAAAAGGTGATTCGCCTGGCCAACTCCGCCATGTATGCGCCGTTCGGCTGCAACGTGACGACGGTCTCGCGCGCCATCATGATTCTCGGCGTCGACACGATCGGCCACCTGGCGCTCAGCCTGAAGCTGCTCGAAGGTTTCGGCGAAGTCGCGGCGCGCCGCGACGACATGGCCCGTGAGCTGGCTCGCGCCACGCTCGCCGGCGCGTTCGCACGCGACATCACGTCGAAGAACGGCATTCGCGACGGCGAGGAAGCCGTCGTCTGCACACTGCTCCACCATGTGGCACGGTTGCTCGTGACGTATTGCTTTCCCGCCGAGTGGGCCGAGATCCAGGCCCTCGCGGTGCAGCACGGCCTCAGCGACAGCGACGCCTGCGAGCGGGTGCTCGGCATCTCGTTCCCCGAATTGTCCGAAGCGGCCGCCCGCAAGTGGGGCCTGCCCGAGTCGATTGCCACGAGCATGCGGCCGATCGACCTCGACGGCAACGCCCCGCTCTCGCACGCCGACTGGCTGTGCGCGGTGGCGAACATGTCCAACGAGATGGTGACGGAGCTCACGCGCGGCGCCGATCCGACGCGTCTGGCCGAACTGGCCGAACGCTATGCCGACCGTCTCGCGCTCGACATCGGCGAGGTGGTCTCGGTCGGCGAGGAGATGGTGCGCGACACGAGCCACCAGGAGTTCATCGCGATCAGCACCGGCGCGTCGAACACCCGCCAGCCGCCGGCGGGCAAGCCGCTCGACTCGGTACGACGTCTGGCCGACGGGCTCTCCGAGGTGCGCGCGGCCACCGACGAGACGGACGCCGTCGGCCTGCTCAACCTGACGCTCGAAGCGATTCTCCAGTCGCTCGGCTTCGTCAACTGCGCGGCCTTCGTCCGCTCGCCCGCCAACAAGGTCTTCGAGATGCGCTTCGGCATCGGGCGCGACGTACAGCCGCAGCTCGGCCTGACCTTCCCCGAAGCGTTCGAGCCTGACGTTTTCCATCTTGCGCTGACCAATGGTCGTGCCATCCTGATCGACAATGCGCGCGAGCCGCGCATCGTGCCGCGCATTCCCCTGTGGCACCGTCAGCACTTCGCGAACGTGAAGTCGTTCTTCCTGCTGCCGGTTCGCCAGCGCAACCAGACCGTGGCGCTGCTCTACGGCGACTGGGGCGGCGCACTGTGCGCAGGCGGCATCGGTGCGAAGGAAATGGAATTCCTTCACCACATGGGCGAAGAGATCTCCAGCAAGCTCGAAAGCGCGGCACTGCAAAACGCCGGCGCAGGCGCGAACATCGACTCGCTGGCACGCAAATCATCGGGCACGACCGGCGCTCGCTGA
- a CDS encoding putative bifunctional diguanylate cyclase/phosphodiesterase: MVEPSTLAPAIAEAIAPAPAPALSRALVELTGGLSAHVAADGRFLFIAEASLRLLEYSREYIDHATLFELTGIEDVPLLQDAFAAAQTLGPQQCTVRLLRGLTDRMWMRLRIAQYTPRIAGAGATFLVHGEDITAFKENEARLSDLAVRDAVTGLGNRQYIQQCIAEAIQHAREGGPNFAVALLDLDGFKKVNDSLGHDVGDQLLRDAGQRLIAQIRETDMAARMGGDEFVLVLPGCDNEQALTGIMKRLLSAVQQPFQVGDQLLHLTTSIGVSFFPQHGDSAGLLIKHADAAMYCAKDRGRNGLFVYTDDLGNLHRKAFSLESAMFEAIHNGEFSLHYQPICDPSSLNVKGVEALMRWHPALGPVSPAEFIPLAEANGLINLLGGWALRAACMQLARWDRTRLDGLYMSVNVSAQQFHHPSFPSLVWQAIADSGVEGHRLVLEITESVLMRDPEQANLVLRELQTLGVRFAVDDFGAGYSSLGYLKRFPLSALKIDRSFVKDMPTSPNDRTIVTAVLGLARELGLSAVAEGVETEEQRQMLIDRGCHSIQGWLVSKALPAGELEAAFASGRLNVDVGH; encoded by the coding sequence TTGGTCGAACCTTCGACCCTGGCGCCGGCAATCGCCGAGGCCATCGCCCCGGCGCCGGCCCCGGCACTGTCCCGGGCGCTGGTCGAGCTGACCGGCGGACTCTCGGCGCATGTCGCTGCCGACGGCCGCTTCCTTTTCATTGCCGAAGCTTCCCTGCGTCTGCTCGAGTACTCGCGCGAGTACATCGACCACGCCACGCTGTTCGAATTGACGGGCATCGAGGACGTGCCGTTGCTGCAGGACGCCTTCGCCGCCGCCCAGACCCTCGGCCCCCAGCAATGCACGGTGCGCCTGCTGCGCGGTCTGACCGACCGGATGTGGATGCGGCTGCGCATTGCCCAGTACACGCCTCGCATCGCCGGCGCCGGCGCCACCTTCCTTGTGCACGGCGAAGACATCACCGCCTTCAAGGAAAACGAGGCGCGCCTTTCCGATCTGGCCGTGCGCGACGCGGTGACCGGGCTGGGCAACCGTCAGTACATCCAGCAATGCATCGCCGAGGCGATCCAGCACGCCCGGGAAGGCGGCCCGAACTTCGCCGTCGCCCTGCTCGATCTGGACGGCTTCAAGAAGGTCAACGATTCACTCGGCCACGATGTCGGCGATCAGTTGCTGCGCGACGCCGGCCAGCGCCTGATCGCCCAGATTCGCGAGACCGACATGGCCGCGCGCATGGGCGGCGACGAATTCGTGCTGGTGTTGCCGGGCTGCGACAACGAGCAGGCGCTCACCGGCATCATGAAGCGCCTGTTGTCCGCCGTGCAGCAACCGTTCCAGGTCGGCGACCAGTTGCTGCACCTCACGACGAGCATCGGCGTATCGTTCTTCCCGCAGCACGGCGACTCGGCAGGCCTGCTGATCAAGCATGCCGACGCCGCCATGTATTGCGCGAAGGATCGCGGACGCAACGGCCTGTTCGTCTACACGGACGATCTGGGCAACCTGCACCGCAAGGCGTTCTCGCTGGAATCGGCCATGTTCGAGGCGATTCACAACGGCGAATTCAGCCTGCATTACCAGCCGATCTGCGACCCGAGCTCGCTGAACGTGAAAGGTGTCGAAGCGCTCATGCGCTGGCATCCGGCGCTCGGCCCGGTGTCGCCGGCCGAATTCATCCCGCTGGCCGAAGCCAATGGCCTGATCAACCTGCTGGGCGGCTGGGCGTTGCGCGCCGCCTGCATGCAGCTCGCCCGCTGGGATCGCACCCGGCTCGACGGGCTGTACATGTCGGTCAACGTCTCGGCCCAGCAGTTCCACCATCCATCGTTCCCCAGCCTCGTCTGGCAGGCGATTGCCGACTCGGGTGTCGAAGGCCACCGGCTGGTCCTCGAAATCACCGAGAGCGTGCTCATGCGCGACCCGGAGCAGGCCAATCTGGTGCTGCGCGAGTTGCAGACGCTGGGGGTGCGCTTCGCCGTCGACGACTTCGGCGCCGGCTATTCGAGTCTGGGATACCTCAAGCGCTTCCCGCTGTCCGCGCTCAAGATCGATCGCAGCTTCGTGAAAGACATGCCGACGTCACCGAACGACCGTACGATCGTGACGGCCGTGCTGGGGTTGGCGCGCGAACTGGGTCTGTCGGCGGTGGCCGAGGGGGTCGAGACGGAAGAGCAACGGCAGATGCTGATCGATCGCGGCTGTCATTCCATCCAGGGCTGGCTGGTGTCGAAGGCCCTGCCTGCGGGAGAACTCGAGGCTGCCTTTGCGAGCGGGCGCCTCAATGTGGATGTCGGCCACTGA